A single window of Cryomorphaceae bacterium 1068 DNA harbors:
- a CDS encoding DUF1015 domain-containing protein, with translation MINLVPFKAVRPPRDKAHLVASRSYVSYTPAALNRKLSENPYSFIHIINPEFSTGEKPKKNSRERFEKVRDQYLSFIKERNLLNDNEKAFYLYEQSSPWASFIGFIGGVSTIDYRKGLIKKHEQTLTKREKMFCEYLDVCGFNAEPVLLTYPEHISAIDAFKASKRLERPEYEFTTTDKTTHRMWIISDEEDIERIKIAFKKVDALYIADGHHRMASSALLAEKKAAENPDHTGLEDYNYTMALVMPGETLRISPFHRLIGKGMEIEDDQLLDSIRLKFTIKKVSSEFLPHSKRQFGLRLKSGWYVLSLKKFEGDESALSHLDSVILTATILEPILGITDQKTDKRIQFIPGNLSLAPYESSIERGNAKALFTLCEVTAEELYAISDEASTMPPKSTFIEPKLRSGLTIMNLK, from the coding sequence ATGATAAACTTAGTTCCATTCAAGGCAGTAAGACCTCCTCGCGATAAAGCTCACTTAGTAGCTTCACGATCGTATGTCTCCTACACTCCTGCTGCCTTAAACAGAAAGCTTTCTGAAAACCCCTATTCTTTCATTCACATTATTAACCCTGAGTTTTCAACTGGAGAAAAACCGAAAAAGAACAGCCGTGAAAGATTCGAAAAAGTCAGGGATCAATATTTATCTTTTATCAAGGAGAGAAACCTTTTGAACGATAATGAAAAGGCGTTCTATCTCTATGAACAATCTTCGCCATGGGCGAGCTTTATTGGTTTCATCGGTGGAGTATCAACAATAGATTACCGAAAAGGACTGATTAAAAAACACGAGCAGACTCTGACGAAAAGAGAAAAGATGTTTTGCGAATACCTGGATGTTTGCGGTTTCAATGCCGAACCGGTTTTACTCACATATCCCGAGCATATTTCAGCCATAGATGCCTTCAAAGCATCGAAGAGACTCGAAAGACCGGAATATGAGTTTACTACTACAGACAAGACTACTCATCGCATGTGGATCATATCCGATGAAGAGGATATTGAACGAATAAAAATAGCATTCAAAAAAGTGGATGCCCTCTATATCGCAGACGGACATCATCGGATGGCGAGTTCGGCCCTCCTCGCCGAAAAGAAAGCAGCTGAGAATCCCGATCATACCGGCTTGGAGGACTATAATTATACCATGGCTCTGGTAATGCCCGGTGAGACTTTGAGAATTTCACCCTTTCACAGGCTTATTGGAAAAGGAATGGAAATCGAGGACGATCAATTGCTGGATAGTATTCGACTAAAATTTACTATCAAAAAAGTGAGTAGTGAGTTTCTTCCACATTCAAAGAGGCAATTCGGACTTCGCTTGAAAAGTGGGTGGTATGTGCTTTCACTCAAAAAGTTTGAAGGAGATGAATCTGCTTTGAGTCATTTAGATTCCGTTATTCTTACCGCAACAATACTCGAGCCCATTTTGGGAATTACCGACCAGAAGACAGATAAACGGATTCAGTTTATTCCCGGAAATTTGAGTTTGGCACCCTACGAAAGCTCGATCGAACGCGGCAATGCAAAAGCTCTTTTTACCTTATGCGAGGTTACGGCAGAGGAACTTTACGCTATCTCAGATGAGGCGAGTACTATGCCACCAAAAAGCACTTTCATAGAACCTAAACTAAGAAGTGGGTTGACCATTATGAATTTGAAATAG